In one window of Cellulophaga sp. HaHa_2_95 DNA:
- a CDS encoding DUF1501 domain-containing protein: MCDTHNKTPHKGLEHEGHDLEHKAWSRRSFLQAMGLAGSGSILLGSNLVSASASSPLANAIADTETDKIVILIRLAGGNDGLSTVIPIEQYDLYANARPNIYIPESKILRLTDDFGVPTYMKSLESMWGEGQFKAVHGVGYGNQSLSHFTGDDIFSNTDLTTSGFSGERTGWMGRHFEDIYEDYLISPPASPAAIQIGQYGSLVFQGNETNYAFVTSNINQLEEIAETGEQYAISDPTNTIFGDCMYGDQLRFLRGVANTTYEYSGTIHEAHERGKDLQCVEYQDNSFAKQLEILARLIKGNLGTKVYMISMGGFDTHGNQPLVHERLMSNLSIAINDFYEDLKCTNQDDKVLSMTYSEFGRRIFENGSNGTDHGKAAPTLFFGSGLNGSAFVGEHPSLEDPNERGNLEYTMDFRDLYGTVLAEWLCVDRTLVEQHLLGHPYKAVNLGFNCSGEVFDEIVYSDGEPTPPTPLDPRPEDPVAEIPTPELLEAIIHKPYYPTDKTPHIYLEMPFTAHVDIQLYNIMGQNVGTVYNEIMTEGSLEINIRERMSNFIASGKYIYRIRVQNKKMSKSVMVA, from the coding sequence ATGTGTGATACTCATAATAAAACTCCCCATAAAGGACTAGAACATGAAGGTCATGATCTAGAGCATAAAGCTTGGAGCAGACGTTCCTTTTTACAAGCTATGGGATTAGCTGGTTCTGGTTCTATTTTACTAGGAAGTAATCTTGTAAGCGCCTCAGCTTCTTCGCCCTTAGCAAATGCTATAGCGGATACTGAGACTGATAAAATTGTAATTTTAATACGTTTGGCTGGTGGTAATGATGGTTTAAGTACTGTTATTCCTATAGAGCAATATGACTTGTATGCCAATGCAAGACCTAACATATATATTCCTGAAAGCAAAATATTACGTCTAACCGATGATTTTGGCGTTCCTACTTACATGAAATCTTTAGAATCCATGTGGGGCGAAGGCCAGTTTAAAGCGGTACATGGGGTAGGATATGGAAACCAAAGTTTATCTCACTTTACGGGTGATGATATCTTTTCAAACACAGACCTAACGACTTCTGGATTCTCAGGAGAACGTACCGGTTGGATGGGAAGACATTTTGAAGACATTTATGAAGATTATTTAATAAGTCCGCCTGCATCTCCTGCTGCCATCCAAATAGGGCAATATGGTAGTTTAGTTTTTCAAGGTAATGAAACTAACTATGCTTTTGTAACTAGTAATATAAATCAGTTAGAAGAAATTGCAGAAACAGGAGAACAATATGCGATATCAGACCCTACAAATACCATTTTTGGTGATTGTATGTATGGAGATCAATTGCGTTTTTTACGAGGTGTTGCCAATACCACATATGAATATTCAGGTACCATTCATGAAGCACACGAACGTGGAAAAGATTTACAATGCGTAGAATATCAGGACAATAGTTTCGCCAAACAATTAGAAATATTAGCACGCTTAATCAAAGGAAATTTAGGTACGAAAGTATATATGATTTCCATGGGTGGTTTTGACACTCACGGAAATCAGCCTTTAGTGCACGAACGCCTAATGTCTAATTTATCAATTGCTATCAATGATTTTTACGAAGATTTAAAGTGTACCAATCAAGATGATAAAGTTTTAAGTATGACCTATTCAGAATTTGGTAGACGTATATTTGAAAATGGTTCTAATGGGACAGATCATGGTAAGGCAGCTCCAACATTATTCTTTGGTTCTGGTTTAAATGGTAGTGCTTTTGTTGGCGAACACCCTTCATTAGAAGATCCTAATGAGCGTGGTAACTTAGAGTACACTATGGACTTTAGAGATCTATACGGAACTGTTCTGGCAGAATGGTTGTGTGTAGATAGAACTTTAGTTGAACAACATTTATTAGGACACCCTTACAAAGCGGTTAATCTTGGTTTTAATTGTAGCGGTGAAGTTTTTGATGAAATTGTTTACAGTGATGGAGAACCTACTCCACCAACACCACTAGACCCAAGACCTGAAGATCCTGTAGCAGAAATTCCTACTCCAGAATTACTAGAGGCTATTATTCATAAACCTTATTATCCAACAGATAAAACCCCACATATCTATTTAGAAATGCCATTTACAGCCCATGTAGATATTCAATTATATAATATTATGGGACAAAATGTGGGTACGGTTTACAACGAAATAATGACCGAGGGTTCTTTAGAAATAAACATACGGGAGCGCATGAGTAATTTCATCGCCTCTGGAAAATACATCTACAGAATTAGAGTGCAAAATAAAAAAATGAGCAAATCCGTAATGGTTGCTTAA
- the metG gene encoding methionine--tRNA ligase, with product MSENQKNPSRYTITAALPYTNGPIHIGHLAGVYVPADIYSRYLRLIGKDVAFISGSDEHGVAISMKAKKEGISPKEVIDKYNAIIKKSFADFGITFDNYSRTSAEIHHETASEFFKTMYDQGDFIEETTEQLYDPEAKQFLADRFVVGTCPKCGNEEAYGDQCENCGSTLNATDLINPKSTISGAVPTVKETKHWFLPLDRHEAFLKEWILDGHKNDWKPNVYGQCKSWIDDGLKPRAVTRDLDWGIPVPVPGGEGKVLYVWFDAPIGYISSTKEWAAREGKDWEPYWKDENTKLVHFIGKDNIVFHCIIFPSILKAHGGYILPDNVPANEFLNLEGNKLSTSKNWAVWLHEYLEDFPNMQDVLRYTLTANAPETKDNDFTWKDFQARNNNELVAIFGNFINRVVVLSNKYYQGVIPAPAAFSKIDLETLAEVKKYPEIIASSIERYRFREAGQELMSLARLGNKYLADEEPWKVIKQDEERVKTIMFVALQIASALAVLSEPFLPFTSTKLKNILNTSSGDVVNGTTWNDVTTKEVLLPAGHQIGQAELLFSKVEDDAIQAQLDKLEATKKANENANKEVMPQKETITFEDFSKLDMRVGTIIEAEKMPKAKKLLVLKVDTGIDVRTIVSGIAESFTAEEIIGKKVTVLVNLAPRALRGVDSEGMILMTENADGKLVFVNPDTEGVGNGETIN from the coding sequence ATGTCCGAGAATCAGAAAAACCCTTCTAGATATACGATTACCGCAGCTTTACCTTATACAAATGGTCCAATACACATTGGTCATTTGGCAGGGGTGTATGTCCCTGCAGATATATATAGTAGATATTTACGCCTTATTGGTAAAGATGTCGCTTTTATATCTGGTAGTGATGAACATGGTGTCGCTATTTCTATGAAGGCAAAAAAAGAAGGTATTTCCCCTAAAGAGGTGATTGATAAATACAATGCAATCATCAAAAAGTCTTTCGCTGATTTCGGAATCACTTTTGATAATTACTCAAGAACATCTGCAGAAATACATCATGAAACTGCTTCTGAGTTTTTCAAAACAATGTATGATCAAGGAGATTTTATTGAAGAAACTACAGAACAACTGTACGATCCAGAAGCAAAACAATTTTTAGCAGACCGTTTTGTTGTAGGTACTTGCCCTAAGTGTGGCAATGAAGAAGCTTATGGAGATCAATGTGAGAATTGTGGTTCCACGTTAAATGCTACCGATTTAATCAATCCAAAATCTACCATTTCTGGTGCTGTACCTACGGTAAAAGAAACCAAACACTGGTTTTTACCTCTAGATCGTCACGAGGCATTTTTAAAAGAATGGATTTTAGACGGGCATAAAAATGATTGGAAGCCGAATGTTTATGGCCAATGTAAATCTTGGATTGATGACGGACTTAAACCAAGAGCAGTAACCCGTGATTTAGATTGGGGAATTCCTGTCCCTGTTCCAGGTGGCGAAGGCAAAGTACTATATGTATGGTTTGATGCACCAATTGGATACATTTCATCTACCAAAGAATGGGCAGCTAGAGAAGGAAAAGATTGGGAACCCTATTGGAAAGATGAAAATACCAAATTGGTTCATTTTATAGGTAAAGACAATATTGTTTTTCACTGTATTATTTTCCCTAGCATTTTAAAAGCACATGGTGGATATATCTTACCAGATAATGTGCCTGCTAACGAGTTTTTAAATCTAGAAGGCAACAAATTGTCTACTTCTAAAAATTGGGCCGTATGGCTGCATGAATATTTAGAAGATTTTCCAAACATGCAAGATGTGCTGCGTTATACGTTAACCGCTAACGCTCCGGAAACAAAAGATAATGATTTTACCTGGAAAGATTTTCAAGCTAGAAATAACAATGAGTTGGTGGCTATATTTGGTAATTTTATAAACCGCGTGGTGGTCTTAAGCAATAAATACTACCAAGGGGTTATCCCTGCCCCTGCAGCATTTTCTAAAATTGATTTAGAAACGTTAGCGGAAGTAAAAAAATATCCAGAGATTATAGCTAGCTCTATAGAACGGTATCGTTTTAGAGAAGCTGGTCAAGAACTAATGAGTTTGGCGCGTTTAGGGAATAAATATTTAGCTGATGAAGAGCCATGGAAAGTTATCAAGCAAGATGAAGAGCGCGTAAAAACCATCATGTTTGTAGCCCTACAAATTGCTTCTGCATTAGCTGTATTAAGTGAGCCATTCTTGCCTTTCACCTCTACCAAATTAAAAAATATATTAAATACGAGTTCTGGCGATGTTGTAAACGGTACTACTTGGAATGATGTAACCACAAAAGAGGTGCTACTACCTGCAGGACATCAAATAGGGCAAGCGGAATTATTATTCTCTAAAGTAGAAGACGACGCCATACAAGCACAATTAGACAAACTAGAAGCGACTAAAAAAGCGAACGAAAACGCAAATAAAGAAGTTATGCCACAAAAAGAAACCATCACTTTTGAAGATTTTTCAAAATTAGACATGCGTGTAGGTACCATTATTGAAGCGGAGAAAATGCCAAAAGCAAAAAAACTATTAGTTTTAAAAGTAGATACGGGTATTGATGTACGTACCATCGTTTCGGGTATTGCAGAAAGCTTTACTGCTGAAGAGATCATAGGTAAAAAAGTTACCGTATTAGTTAATCTTGCTCCAAGAGCTTTACGTGGTGTAGATAGTGAAGGAATGATTTTAATGACCGAAAATGCAGATGGCAAATTAGTTTTTGTTAATCCTGATACTGAAGGTGTTGGTAATGGAGAAACCATAAATTAA
- a CDS encoding ferritin: MLSKTIENALNHQIKIEAESSQIYLAMACWAEVKGLEGVAGFMYDQSQEERDHMLKLVKFVNERGGHAQISELSAPNVTFNSFKEMFEKLFEHEVFVSGSINELVHISLQEKDYATHNFLQWYVAEQIEEEAMARTILDKINLIGDDKGGLYLFDRDIQQLTITSASIDTPQ; the protein is encoded by the coding sequence ATGTTATCAAAAACGATAGAAAACGCATTAAATCATCAAATAAAAATAGAGGCAGAATCTTCTCAGATCTATTTAGCCATGGCTTGTTGGGCTGAGGTTAAAGGTCTTGAAGGCGTTGCTGGTTTTATGTATGATCAATCTCAAGAAGAAAGAGACCATATGCTAAAACTAGTAAAGTTTGTGAACGAACGTGGTGGTCATGCACAAATATCAGAATTAAGTGCCCCGAATGTAACCTTCAATTCTTTTAAAGAAATGTTCGAAAAATTATTTGAACATGAAGTTTTCGTTTCAGGAAGCATCAATGAATTAGTACATATTAGCCTTCAAGAAAAAGACTATGCTACGCACAATTTTTTACAGTGGTACGTTGCAGAACAAATAGAAGAAGAAGCCATGGCACGCACTATTTTAGACAAAATAAATCTTATTGGTGACGATAAAGGCGGACTTTATTTATTTGACAGAGATATACAACAACTTACAATTACCTCTGCCTCAATAGATACACCTCAATAA
- a CDS encoding Tex family protein — MQLIPYLLKHTQLLEKNIANTVELLDQDCTVPFISRYRKEKTGDLDEVQIGEIVKYKELYEALEKRKLAIIKSVDEQEALTPELKKKFEDAADLTSLEDLYLPFKKKRNTKSEIAIKNGLEPFAKIIMAQKNDDIDYIASQYLNDAVINEDDAIEGAQHIIAEWINERTDVRNQIRHQLEKFAQITTKVVGTKKDDEKAQKFRDYFDWSESLNRCPSHRLLAILRAENEKFIRVKVVIEDERTIEKIEDRIIKSRSSSAKYIKAAIEDAYKRLLYPSLSNETLKLAKEKADADAIEVFSKNLKQLLLGAPLGEKRILAIDPGFRSGCKVVCLSSQGDLIHNENIYPHAPQNDSTGAIKKISSLVDAYKIEAIAIGNGTASRETEQLVKRIIFKSPIEVYVVSEAGASIYSASKIARDEFSNYDVTVRGSVSIGRRLADPLAELVKIDPKSIGVGQYQHDVDQSKLKTSLDTVVESCVNAVGVNINTASVPLLSYVSGIGPKLAENIVTYRNENGAFASRTAIKKVPRLGGKAFEQGAAFLRIKDAKNPLDDSAVHPERYDLIKSMAKDKGISIKEIIGNKSVLESINLNAYCSEDIGLPTLKDIIKELEKPGLDTREKAKVFTFDQHIKSITDLHEGQVLPGIVNNITNFGCFVDIGIKESGLIHISNLSDTFVKDVNEHVSLQQQIIVKVMEVDVARKRIQLALQK; from the coding sequence ATGCAACTTATTCCCTACTTATTAAAGCATACCCAACTCTTAGAGAAAAATATAGCCAATACAGTAGAACTTTTAGATCAGGACTGCACCGTACCTTTTATTTCTAGATACCGAAAAGAAAAAACTGGCGACCTGGATGAGGTTCAAATTGGTGAAATTGTAAAATACAAAGAATTATATGAAGCTTTAGAAAAGAGAAAACTGGCAATCATCAAATCTGTTGATGAACAAGAAGCCCTTACCCCAGAACTAAAAAAGAAGTTTGAAGATGCGGCTGATTTAACCAGCTTAGAAGATTTGTATTTACCTTTTAAGAAAAAAAGAAATACAAAATCTGAAATAGCTATTAAAAATGGCTTAGAGCCTTTCGCTAAAATCATCATGGCACAGAAAAATGACGATATTGATTACATCGCATCGCAGTATTTGAATGATGCCGTAATCAATGAAGATGATGCTATTGAAGGTGCCCAGCATATTATTGCAGAGTGGATTAATGAGCGCACAGATGTTAGAAATCAAATTCGTCATCAATTAGAAAAATTTGCGCAGATTACTACGAAGGTTGTTGGCACCAAAAAAGACGATGAAAAAGCGCAGAAATTCCGTGATTATTTTGATTGGAGCGAGTCTTTAAATCGCTGTCCTTCCCATAGATTACTTGCCATTTTACGGGCAGAGAATGAAAAATTTATTCGTGTAAAAGTTGTAATTGAAGACGAACGTACGATAGAAAAAATAGAAGACCGAATTATAAAAAGCCGAAGTTCTAGCGCTAAATACATAAAAGCAGCCATAGAGGACGCCTACAAGCGCCTTTTATATCCTTCTTTATCTAATGAAACCCTAAAACTTGCAAAAGAAAAAGCAGATGCCGACGCTATAGAGGTGTTTTCTAAAAACTTAAAACAACTGCTATTAGGGGCACCCTTAGGAGAAAAACGCATTCTAGCTATAGATCCAGGCTTTAGAAGTGGTTGTAAAGTAGTTTGCCTAAGCTCTCAAGGCGATTTAATTCATAATGAGAATATCTATCCGCATGCCCCACAAAATGATAGTACAGGCGCTATAAAGAAAATAAGCAGTTTAGTAGATGCTTATAAAATTGAAGCAATTGCTATTGGGAATGGTACCGCATCTAGAGAGACAGAGCAATTGGTTAAACGCATCATTTTTAAAAGCCCAATAGAAGTTTATGTGGTTAGTGAAGCAGGAGCCTCTATCTACTCTGCATCTAAAATAGCACGTGATGAGTTTTCTAATTATGATGTAACCGTCCGTGGATCTGTTTCTATCGGAAGAAGACTAGCAGACCCTTTGGCAGAATTGGTGAAAATAGATCCAAAATCTATTGGGGTTGGTCAATATCAGCACGATGTAGATCAGTCTAAATTAAAAACATCTTTGGACACCGTAGTAGAAAGTTGCGTAAATGCCGTTGGTGTAAATATTAATACGGCAAGTGTACCTTTGCTAAGTTACGTTTCCGGAATTGGACCAAAACTTGCAGAAAACATTGTTACTTATAGAAATGAAAATGGTGCTTTTGCCAGCAGAACAGCCATTAAAAAAGTACCACGTCTAGGTGGAAAAGCTTTTGAACAAGGAGCTGCATTTTTAAGAATTAAAGATGCTAAAAATCCGTTAGACGATTCTGCCGTACACCCAGAACGTTATGACTTGATTAAAAGTATGGCAAAAGACAAGGGTATTTCTATCAAAGAAATTATAGGAAATAAAAGTGTCTTAGAAAGTATAAATCTCAATGCCTATTGTAGCGAAGATATTGGTTTACCTACGTTGAAAGATATTATAAAAGAGTTGGAGAAGCCAGGTTTAGATACCCGCGAAAAAGCCAAAGTATTCACTTTTGATCAACATATAAAATCGATTACCGATTTACATGAAGGACAAGTACTCCCTGGTATTGTAAATAATATCACCAATTTTGGGTGTTTCGTAGATATCGGAATAAAGGAAAGTGGTCTTATTCATATTTCAAATCTATCTGATACTTTTGTAAAAGATGTAAATGAACATGTAAGCTTACAACAACAAATAATTGTAAAAGTGATGGAGGTTGATGTGGCTCGTAAACGAATTCAGCTAGCCCTACAGAAATAA
- a CDS encoding histone deacetylase: MLKIACHPIYKHHLPDGHRFPMAKYDLLPQQLLYEGTCQKENFFEPEIPNDKYILAVHDAEYYYDLLNIKIDPKAARKIGFPLSEDLVERERIIADGTMKACEYALVHGVAMNLAGGTHHAYSDHGEAFCMLNDQAIGARYLQAKKLAAQILIVDLDVHQGNGTAEIFQNDSSVFTFSMHGKSNYPFKKEVSDVDIALESGTEDEEYLSLLKKTLPELIEKVQPNFIFYLSGVDVLASDKLGTLALTLDGCKKRDEFVLQTCFNHNIPVQCSMGGGYSRDIKIIIEAHANTFRMAQHIFF; the protein is encoded by the coding sequence ATGCTTAAAATTGCTTGTCATCCTATTTACAAACATCATTTACCAGACGGACACCGGTTCCCCATGGCAAAGTACGATTTGTTGCCACAGCAATTGCTGTATGAAGGTACTTGCCAAAAAGAAAATTTCTTTGAACCAGAAATCCCTAATGATAAATATATTCTAGCAGTACACGATGCCGAGTATTATTATGATTTGTTGAATATTAAAATTGATCCTAAAGCGGCACGAAAAATTGGTTTTCCGCTTTCCGAAGATTTGGTAGAGCGCGAACGGATTATAGCAGATGGCACTATGAAAGCTTGTGAATATGCATTAGTACATGGTGTTGCTATGAATCTAGCGGGGGGCACTCACCATGCGTATTCTGACCATGGGGAAGCTTTTTGCATGCTAAATGATCAAGCCATTGGCGCAAGATATTTACAGGCAAAAAAATTAGCTGCTCAAATATTAATTGTCGATTTAGATGTGCATCAAGGGAATGGTACCGCAGAAATTTTTCAAAACGATAGTTCTGTATTTACTTTTTCCATGCACGGCAAAAGTAATTACCCTTTTAAAAAGGAGGTATCTGATGTAGACATAGCATTAGAAAGTGGCACTGAAGATGAAGAATACTTATCGCTATTGAAAAAGACGTTACCAGAACTTATTGAAAAAGTACAACCTAATTTCATCTTTTACCTTTCTGGAGTTGATGTTTTGGCGAGTGACAAATTGGGTACTTTAGCCTTAACTTTGGACGGTTGTAAAAAGCGTGATGAATTTGTGCTCCAAACCTGTTTTAATCATAATATACCGGTTCAATGTAGTATGGGTGGCGGCTATTCTCGGGATATAAAAATCATTATAGAGGCACATGCCAATACCTTTAGAATGGCACAACATATCTTTTTTTAA
- a CDS encoding M20/M25/M40 family metallo-hydrolase: MKTNKLFAVLLLLLSFTASTAQTKDEIVEKMVKEANDNSQLEVLAHELMDVVGPRLVGTPQMKKASDWAISTYKKWGIDARMEEYGKWRGWERGITHVDLIAPRVVSLSGMQLAWSPSTGKKGITADLITIPEVSDSITFQKWLPNVKGKIVLVSMNQPTGRPDYNWEEFATPESFEKMKKDRDALEDSWRERMRKTGFTSRTINQELEKAGALGIIQSRWSNGFGANKIFSANTKKIPVVDLSLEDYGLIYRMTENGDQPKLKVVAESKELGTVPTFNTLAELKGTEFPDEYVILSAHFDSWDGATGATDNGTGTITMMEAARLLKKFYPNPKRTILIGLWGSEEQGLNGSRAFVEDHPEIIANVQAVFNQDNGTGRVVKISGQGFLHAYDYIGKWLEAAPKDITKQIETTFPGVPSTGGSDYASFVSAGVPAFSLSSLSWSYWNYTWHTNLDTYDKIVFDDVRNNAILTAIMAYMASEDPEKTSREKSVLPINPRSGEQRTWPEPRSPERDGGKIE; encoded by the coding sequence ATGAAAACAAACAAACTATTTGCCGTACTGCTGTTACTCCTTTCTTTTACAGCCAGTACTGCACAAACTAAGGACGAAATTGTCGAAAAGATGGTGAAAGAAGCCAATGACAATTCTCAACTAGAAGTATTAGCACATGAACTTATGGATGTGGTAGGTCCGCGATTGGTAGGAACTCCACAAATGAAAAAAGCAAGCGATTGGGCTATTTCCACTTATAAGAAATGGGGTATTGATGCTCGTATGGAAGAATACGGCAAATGGCGCGGATGGGAACGCGGTATTACTCATGTAGATTTAATTGCTCCACGCGTGGTAAGCTTAAGCGGGATGCAATTGGCTTGGAGCCCTAGTACCGGGAAGAAAGGAATTACAGCAGATTTAATTACGATACCAGAAGTATCAGATTCTATTACCTTTCAGAAGTGGTTACCCAATGTAAAAGGTAAAATTGTTTTGGTATCCATGAACCAACCTACTGGTAGACCTGATTACAACTGGGAAGAATTTGCAACTCCGGAATCTTTTGAAAAAATGAAAAAAGATCGCGATGCATTAGAAGATTCTTGGCGTGAGCGTATGCGTAAAACAGGATTTACGTCTAGAACCATCAATCAAGAATTAGAAAAAGCTGGAGCTCTAGGTATCATTCAGTCCAGATGGTCTAACGGATTTGGTGCAAACAAAATTTTCAGTGCCAATACCAAAAAAATCCCAGTTGTAGATTTGTCCCTTGAAGATTATGGGCTAATTTATAGAATGACTGAAAATGGAGATCAGCCAAAATTAAAAGTTGTTGCCGAATCTAAAGAACTAGGAACTGTCCCTACTTTTAATACGCTTGCAGAACTAAAAGGAACAGAATTTCCTGATGAATATGTGATTCTTTCCGCTCATTTTGATTCTTGGGATGGTGCTACTGGAGCAACCGATAATGGTACAGGAACCATTACTATGATGGAAGCGGCTCGTTTACTGAAAAAGTTTTATCCAAATCCAAAAAGAACTATCTTAATCGGACTATGGGGAAGTGAAGAGCAAGGCCTAAATGGATCTCGTGCTTTTGTAGAAGATCATCCAGAAATTATTGCAAATGTACAAGCAGTATTTAATCAAGATAACGGAACAGGGAGAGTAGTGAAAATTTCTGGACAAGGTTTCTTGCATGCCTACGATTATATTGGAAAATGGTTAGAAGCTGCTCCAAAAGATATCACGAAACAAATTGAGACTACTTTTCCTGGCGTTCCTAGTACTGGTGGCTCCGATTATGCCTCTTTTGTTTCTGCGGGTGTCCCTGCTTTTTCTTTGAGCTCTTTAAGCTGGAGCTATTGGAATTACACATGGCACACCAATTTAGACACCTATGATAAAATTGTTTTTGATGATGTACGAAATAATGCCATATTAACTGCAATAATGGCATACATGGCGAGTGAAGATCCTGAAAAAACTTCCCGCGAGAAATCGGTTTTACCTATAAACCCAAGATCGGGAGAGCAACGCACTTGGCCAGAACCACGTTCTCCAGAACGCGATGGTGGCAAAATTGAATAA
- a CDS encoding PH domain-containing protein, with product MGLLNKILGNASEVSIDKLQEKYGRLLLDNEVVELGFKLFRDTFMFTNKRLILIDVQGLTGSKVQYQSYPYKSISRFSLETAGTFDLDAELKIWISSEDIPSVSKKFNKSIDVYEVQKYLASKVM from the coding sequence ATGGGACTACTCAATAAAATATTAGGTAATGCAAGCGAAGTTTCGATAGACAAGCTTCAAGAAAAATATGGTCGATTATTATTAGACAATGAAGTGGTAGAATTAGGGTTTAAACTCTTCCGCGATACCTTCATGTTTACTAACAAACGTTTAATTCTCATAGACGTACAAGGATTAACGGGTAGTAAAGTACAGTACCAATCTTACCCTTATAAAAGTATATCTAGATTCTCTTTAGAGACTGCAGGAACTTTTGATTTAGATGCCGAATTAAAAATTTGGATTTCTAGTGAAGACATTCCGTCTGTAAGTAAAAAATTTAATAAAAGTATTGATGTTTATGAAGTACAAAAATACTTGGCTAGCAAAGTGATGTAA
- a CDS encoding GNAT family N-acetyltransferase: protein MVELREYTLDVVEAYASYRNNKIIFDNGYDKVPNPFTLKDAEDFINLQTDKAIPERKLIYWKDQFVGEIGITINTDVFRLSAEMGYFIGAPFWGNGIASEAIKLMVDYSFETFEIIRIEAGVFSFNKASMRVLEKNGFYLESIKKDAVIKNGVILDDYIWVQLKRKRN from the coding sequence ATGGTAGAATTACGAGAATACACTTTAGACGTTGTAGAGGCTTATGCCTCTTATAGAAATAACAAAATCATTTTTGATAATGGGTATGATAAAGTACCTAATCCGTTTACCTTAAAAGACGCTGAAGATTTTATAAACCTACAAACTGATAAAGCGATACCCGAACGGAAATTAATTTATTGGAAAGATCAATTTGTAGGTGAAATTGGGATAACGATCAATACGGATGTATTTAGATTAAGTGCTGAAATGGGCTATTTTATTGGAGCTCCTTTTTGGGGCAATGGTATTGCTTCTGAAGCAATAAAATTGATGGTTGATTATAGTTTTGAAACCTTTGAAATCATTAGAATAGAAGCTGGTGTATTTTCATTCAACAAAGCATCAATGCGAGTATTAGAAAAAAATGGTTTTTACCTTGAATCTATTAAAAAAGACGCTGTAATCAAAAACGGTGTTATTCTCGATGATTATATCTGGGTACAATTAAAAAGAAAACGTAACTAA
- a CDS encoding suppressor of fused domain protein produces the protein MEKSESGSPIYRYTNEDKNEFEGAGGDSSMEEISDHIEAHIGEIHMVFHEIVSEQVHIDVHWVKPTKEHPFHTLITSGMSDKPMNTPEGVEGCDYAELSICLPEEWKISEEDFKDEKNYWPIRFLKYLARFPHEYNTWLSYGHTIPNGNPPEAFAENTKLNTMILLPSIMFGDKFPILELENKKITFYTLIPLYDEEVALKMAKGVDALFDGFDKFGLTDVLQINRPNTIVKKKFLGLF, from the coding sequence ATGGAAAAATCTGAATCTGGATCCCCTATCTATAGGTATACAAACGAAGATAAAAACGAATTTGAAGGAGCCGGTGGCGATTCTTCAATGGAAGAAATATCTGATCATATTGAAGCTCATATAGGTGAAATTCATATGGTCTTTCATGAAATAGTATCAGAGCAAGTACATATAGATGTGCACTGGGTAAAACCTACAAAAGAACACCCTTTTCATACTTTAATTACTTCTGGAATGAGTGATAAGCCAATGAATACACCCGAAGGTGTAGAAGGATGCGATTATGCAGAATTGAGTATTTGTTTGCCAGAAGAGTGGAAAATATCAGAAGAAGATTTTAAAGATGAGAAGAATTATTGGCCCATTCGGTTTTTAAAATATCTTGCTAGGTTTCCGCACGAATACAACACATGGCTTAGTTACGGGCACACCATACCTAATGGGAACCCACCCGAAGCCTTTGCCGAAAACACAAAACTAAATACTATGATTTTATTGCCGTCCATAATGTTTGGCGATAAGTTCCCTATCCTTGAACTGGAAAATAAAAAAATCACTTTCTATACCCTTATACCTTTGTATGATGAGGAAGTTGCCTTAAAAATGGCCAAAGGAGTAGACGCACTTTTTGATGGTTTTGACAAATTTGGACTTACCGATGTACTTCAAATTAACCGGCCAAATACTATTGTTAAAAAGAAGTTTTTAGGACTCTTTTAA